In one Fibrobacter sp. UWR3 genomic region, the following are encoded:
- a CDS encoding sugar phosphate nucleotidyltransferase, which translates to MKIILPVAGKGERMRPYTNNLPKCLLPVGGKTIIDWIVGDTRQLAPTETIFITGYKAEAMDRYLAGKPEWGKTRTVLQSDPQGLGQAISLALPYTSDDEPLLIILGDTLFDADLGRLADESENVLYTYTVQDPRRFGVAVTGENGRIERLVEKPQEFVSDEAIVGIYYIKDVKALRAALKHLMDNDIRTRGEFQLTDALQMMIEQGCKFRTAPVREWLDCGLPETLIQTNTWLLQNKFELNNISRAAVDQRDTIHNVKLIPPCIIGKNVTIENCTIGPNVTIGDNCKLKNLTMNNCIMWDNEETGYSHFENQIIASC; encoded by the coding sequence ATGAAGATCATTCTGCCTGTTGCTGGCAAGGGCGAGCGCATGCGCCCCTACACCAACAACCTGCCCAAGTGCCTGTTGCCCGTCGGCGGAAAGACCATCATCGACTGGATTGTGGGCGACACCCGGCAACTCGCGCCCACCGAGACCATCTTCATCACCGGCTACAAGGCCGAAGCCATGGACCGCTACCTGGCGGGCAAGCCCGAATGGGGCAAGACTCGCACCGTTCTCCAGAGCGACCCGCAGGGCCTGGGGCAGGCAATAAGCCTCGCGCTCCCCTACACAAGCGACGACGAGCCCCTGCTCATAATACTCGGCGACACCCTGTTCGACGCGGACCTCGGACGACTCGCGGACGAAAGCGAGAACGTGCTGTACACCTACACGGTGCAGGATCCCCGACGCTTCGGCGTGGCCGTCACCGGCGAGAATGGGCGCATCGAGCGACTCGTGGAAAAGCCCCAGGAATTCGTGAGCGACGAGGCCATCGTCGGCATATACTATATCAAGGATGTCAAGGCGCTCCGGGCGGCGCTGAAGCACCTGATGGATAACGACATTCGCACCAGGGGCGAATTTCAGCTGACCGATGCACTGCAGATGATGATTGAGCAGGGCTGTAAGTTCCGCACCGCCCCCGTCCGCGAATGGCTGGACTGCGGGCTCCCCGAGACTCTCATACAAACTAACACATGGTTGCTACAGAACAAGTTCGAACTCAATAACATCAGCCGCGCCGCCGTCGACCAAAGAGATACCATTCACAATGTCAAGTTGATTCCCCCGTGCATCATCGGGAAGAACGTCACCATCGAGAACTGCACCATCGGCCCCAACGTAACCATCGGGGACAACTGCAAGCTCAAAAACCTAACAATGAATAACTGCATCATGTGGGACAACGAAGAAACTGGATATTCCCACTTCGAGAACCAGATTATCGCTAGTTGCTGA
- a CDS encoding PDDEXK nuclease domain-containing protein yields the protein MGGLVSRKIKSNEWGAKVVSDLADYIHTQDPTLKGFSKRNIYNMVMLYDEYSSGDFLDFVQSKLNPEFVQLETAQLDVDVLQKNVKSEIVQTASAQLGLLPRIVLLTSFSNHVEILCNCRSYEQRLFYMLYANKERLNYRELKRCIANDTFTTLLRTKKNLSKGMLKSYPQAGITFKDELFLDFLNLPEKHSENKLKKSIVEQMKNFILELGSKEFLFVDMEYVLQVGSSSYKADLLFYHRGLQALVAIELKTTKFHPKDLGQLEFYLEALDRDVRKSNENPSIGMILCPSADQVVVEYAMNRSMSPTLIAEYKKKLIPQETVQKLLGEYCASFETGASQRKKIAKKKR from the coding sequence GTGGGTGGGCTTGTAAGCCGCAAAATTAAGAGCAACGAATGGGGAGCCAAAGTCGTTTCGGACCTTGCCGATTATATCCATACGCAGGATCCTACTTTGAAAGGCTTTAGCAAGAGAAACATCTACAACATGGTGATGCTGTATGACGAGTATTCGTCTGGTGATTTCCTTGATTTCGTGCAATCGAAGCTGAATCCTGAATTTGTGCAGCTTGAAACTGCACAATTGGACGTAGATGTGCTCCAAAAGAATGTGAAATCGGAAATTGTGCAGACAGCGTCTGCACAATTAGGATTGCTTCCGAGAATTGTTTTGTTGACGTCCTTCTCGAATCATGTGGAAATTCTTTGTAATTGCCGATCCTATGAGCAGAGGCTCTTTTATATGCTCTATGCAAACAAGGAACGCCTTAATTATAGGGAATTGAAACGTTGTATCGCAAACGACACATTTACAACCCTCTTGAGGACAAAGAAGAATCTGTCGAAGGGAATGCTGAAAAGTTATCCGCAGGCAGGCATAACCTTCAAGGACGAACTTTTCCTGGATTTCTTGAATTTACCGGAAAAACATTCTGAAAACAAGCTGAAAAAATCCATCGTGGAACAGATGAAGAATTTCATTCTTGAACTCGGCAGCAAGGAATTTCTGTTTGTTGATATGGAATATGTTCTGCAAGTGGGGTCGTCTTCGTATAAGGCTGACTTGCTCTTTTATCACAGGGGTTTGCAGGCTCTGGTGGCGATTGAACTCAAAACGACAAAGTTCCATCCCAAGGATTTGGGACAACTTGAATTTTACTTGGAGGCCTTGGACCGGGATGTTCGAAAGTCTAACGAAAATCCTTCTATTGGCATGATCCTTTGCCCCTCGGCAGATCAGGTTGTTGTCGAATATGCGATGAACCGTTCCATGAGCCCGACATTGATTGCCGAATACAAAAAGAAGTTGATTCCGCAAGAAACGGTTCAGAAATTGCTTGGTGAATACTGCGCCTCGTTCGAAACGGGAGCGTCACAAAGGAAAAAGATTGCGAAAAAGAAACGCTGA
- a CDS encoding AAA family ATPase, which yields MQQILIQNFGPIVNSCGVTLKVNKVTVLCGRQGSGKSSIAKLISTFFWLEKALVRGDFGINELTAKNVFRDKYCAFHNIQNYFKTDTYFYFKGTKFEFTYEKGRLNVAEIKTARNFVRPQVMYIPAERNLMAALDDADKIQNLPGSLSAMLDEYSRALRNTKKPLSLPLNGFKVSYDELTKSAWLSDSNFSIKMTEAASGFQSMAPMVIVTRYLFNKIKENKKGAGLESASEVERRKIINRVTKLLKDGSLSSSMRATLIKQLHAGYFNGRLVNIVEEPEQNLYPETQRNVLNELLKVNNELAYNQLVFTTHSPYMLNYLTLAIKAGMLKEDLKHSAKSKELLGKMDLIVPRGGAVRPKDVSIYEISQDGEFQLLGNYDGVPSDTNFLNSALNDTNEMFDALLEIQDEVRR from the coding sequence ATGCAGCAGATTCTTATTCAAAATTTCGGGCCGATTGTTAACAGTTGTGGTGTAACCTTGAAAGTAAATAAGGTTACTGTTCTCTGTGGTAGGCAGGGGTCCGGAAAAAGCTCTATTGCCAAGTTGATATCGACCTTCTTTTGGCTTGAGAAAGCCTTGGTTCGGGGTGATTTTGGCATTAATGAGTTGACTGCAAAAAATGTGTTTCGCGATAAATATTGTGCATTCCATAACATACAGAACTATTTCAAAACGGATACATATTTTTACTTCAAGGGTACGAAGTTTGAGTTTACCTATGAAAAGGGCAGGCTGAATGTCGCTGAAATAAAAACGGCTCGGAACTTTGTCCGTCCACAGGTGATGTATATACCTGCGGAGCGCAATTTGATGGCGGCCTTGGATGATGCCGATAAGATCCAAAATTTGCCGGGGTCATTGTCTGCAATGTTGGACGAGTATTCCAGGGCCCTAAGAAATACGAAAAAGCCTCTGTCTCTCCCGCTTAACGGGTTCAAGGTGTCGTACGACGAGCTGACCAAGTCTGCTTGGCTGAGTGATTCTAATTTTAGCATAAAAATGACTGAAGCTGCAAGTGGCTTCCAGTCTATGGCTCCTATGGTCATTGTGACGCGTTACTTGTTTAACAAGATTAAGGAAAACAAGAAGGGGGCTGGCTTGGAATCGGCTAGTGAAGTGGAACGACGCAAGATTATTAATCGCGTTACTAAGCTTTTGAAAGATGGGTCGTTGTCTAGTTCGATGCGTGCCACGCTGATTAAGCAACTTCATGCGGGGTATTTTAATGGGCGCTTGGTAAACATTGTCGAAGAACCCGAACAGAATCTTTACCCGGAAACTCAACGTAATGTGTTGAATGAACTTTTGAAGGTCAACAATGAACTGGCTTATAACCAGCTTGTTTTTACGACGCATAGTCCCTATATGTTGAATTACCTTACTCTCGCCATCAAAGCGGGTATGCTTAAGGAAGATTTGAAGCATTCTGCGAAGTCAAAGGAGTTGCTCGGGAAGATGGATTTGATTGTGCCTCGCGGTGGTGCAGTACGCCCGAAGGATGTCTCCATATATGAAATTTCGCAGGATGGCGAATTCCAACTTCTGGGCAATTATGATGGTGTTCCTAGTGATACGAATTTTCTGAATTCCGCTTTGAACGATACGAACGAGATGTTCGATGCATTGCTTGAAATCCAGGATGAGGTGCGTAGATAA
- a CDS encoding GNAT family N-acetyltransferase produces the protein MISRLGVNNSFKKMHVGSKLLDYIKQWFVDPDNKTGCRYLVVDAYNQPVPLAFYEANGFKYMFSSEQQECEYRKIESVAKLHTRMMYFDLMLLTGVAG, from the coding sequence TTGATTAGTCGCCTTGGTGTGAACAATTCGTTCAAGAAGATGCATGTCGGCAGCAAGTTGCTTGACTACATCAAGCAGTGGTTCGTGGATCCTGACAACAAGACGGGCTGCCGTTACCTAGTGGTCGATGCATATAACCAACCGGTTCCACTTGCTTTCTACGAGGCGAATGGGTTTAAGTATATGTTCTCTTCGGAACAGCAAGAATGCGAGTACCGCAAAATCGAATCGGTTGCAAAACTGCACACCCGTATGATGTATTTCGACTTGATGTTGTTGACTGGTGTGGCGGGCTAA
- a CDS encoding prepilin-type N-terminal cleavage/methylation domain-containing protein, with protein MGKITTDKRAGFTLMELMVYIAIVGIVVIVAGQAFSNSTKMRVRTQSMLKASEVAENVAALMVDDIAQMGAKSVTDASASDANADAFDVKTKVYIKSDDPDKDLSSYHLHKNKFGTGLDSLAVLRVNYSSTGEYIRTEKVAWFVRANHKLYRTCQEIDGTPDAETCTADGLEVEIAENVEKFSVIPAKPRVLDADASKLFPNYPDASKKGFRFIAYENTSEMFLKAESSPIKGASTVSLTNMVTNYKSDGSMPSNPVKHVFFLADSVGSDEAAVTASSWKNNCKALTFQKGKTYELSLEMTDMNNQLRMFRPGVDHFAVGIRNVGGDAPAVIPDVPDFLIYPPAHSNGAGKRSVSFMTRGIDDGSGNKIDVTGCIVFTVSLFSPTVSMSPITLSNIQLYQINDGDYMFDETYTPLLADNYTPSLADKKNVKAFRIDMVVKKNGEGSSLNLVIPTPSNGSAD; from the coding sequence ATGGGAAAGATTACTACAGACAAGCGCGCAGGCTTTACCCTCATGGAACTGATGGTCTATATCGCCATCGTGGGTATTGTCGTTATTGTCGCGGGCCAGGCGTTCAGCAATTCGACCAAGATGCGCGTCCGCACGCAGAGCATGCTCAAGGCTTCCGAGGTTGCCGAGAACGTGGCTGCGCTGATGGTGGATGACATTGCGCAGATGGGTGCGAAGAGTGTGACGGATGCTAGCGCTTCTGACGCAAATGCGGATGCTTTTGATGTAAAGACGAAGGTCTACATAAAATCAGATGATCCGGATAAGGATTTATCGTCTTACCATTTGCATAAGAATAAGTTTGGAACTGGCCTTGATAGTTTGGCTGTGCTTCGTGTTAATTATAGCTCTACCGGTGAGTATATTAGAACAGAGAAGGTTGCGTGGTTTGTCAGAGCGAACCATAAACTGTATCGTACTTGTCAAGAAATTGATGGAACTCCGGATGCTGAAACCTGTACTGCAGATGGATTAGAGGTGGAAATAGCGGAAAATGTTGAAAAATTTTCCGTAATTCCAGCAAAGCCGAGAGTGCTAGATGCAGATGCCTCAAAACTTTTCCCAAATTATCCTGATGCATCAAAAAAAGGCTTTAGATTTATTGCCTACGAAAATACATCGGAAATGTTTTTAAAGGCAGAATCTTCGCCAATCAAGGGCGCTAGTACTGTATCGCTTACGAATATGGTAACGAATTATAAAAGCGATGGTTCAATGCCATCAAATCCTGTCAAGCATGTTTTCTTTCTTGCTGATTCTGTTGGATCGGACGAGGCGGCGGTTACGGCATCGTCATGGAAAAATAATTGTAAAGCTTTGACGTTCCAAAAGGGCAAAACGTATGAGCTCAGTTTAGAAATGACAGACATGAACAATCAGTTAAGGATGTTTAGGCCCGGGGTTGATCATTTTGCTGTAGGTATTCGTAACGTTGGTGGGGATGCTCCTGCGGTAATTCCTGATGTTCCTGATTTTCTCATTTATCCTCCCGCCCATAGCAATGGTGCAGGTAAAAGGTCTGTGTCTTTTATGACGCGGGGAATAGATGATGGTAGTGGTAATAAAATTGACGTGACCGGCTGTATTGTATTTACCGTATCGCTTTTTTCGCCGACAGTCAGCATGTCGCCGATAACTCTATCGAATATCCAGTTATATCAGATAAATGATGGGGACTATATGTTTGATGAAACTTACACACCGTTGTTGGCAGACAATTACACACCATCGTTGGCAGACAAGAAAAACGTTAAAGCGTTCCGCATTGATATGGTTGTGAAAAAAAATGGCGAAGGTAGTTCACTCAATTTAGTTATCCCGACGCCGAGCAACGGGTCTGCGGACTAG